AGCTGGGCTGGGGTGGCTGGTGGTTCTGGGATCCGGTGGAGAACGCCTCGTTCATGCCGTGGCTGGTGGGCACGGCGCTGATGCACTCGCTGGCGGTGACCGAGAAGCGCAGCGCCTTCAAGAGCTGGACGGTGCTGCTCGCCATCTTCACCTTCTCCCTGAGCCTGCTGGGCACCTTCCTGGTGCGCTCCGGGGTGCTGACCTCGGTCCACGCCTTCGCCACCGATCCGGCGCGCGGGCTCTTCATCCTCCTCTTCCTCGGCGTCGTCGTCGGGGGCTCGCTGGTGCTCTACGGTTGGCGCGCGGCCGAGGTGCGCGGGGTCGGGACCTTCGCCCTCTTCTCCCGCGAGACGCTGCTGCTGATCAACAACGTGGTGCTGGTGGTGGTGATGGGGACGGTCCTGCTGGGCACCGTCTACCCCCTCGCCGTGGACGCCCTGGGCGTGGGCAAGATCTCGGTGGGGCCGCCCTACTTCAACCGCGTTTTCGTGCCGCTCATGGCGCCGCTGATGTTCCTCATGGTGGTGGCGCCCCACGTGCGCTGGAAGGAGGACGATCCCCTCGCCGTGGCGCGGCGGCTGCGCTGGACCCTGGCCGCGGCGGTGCTGCTCGGGGCGGCCTGGAACCTCGCCGTGGCCGGCACGCTCTCGGCGGGGGTGGCGGCGGCACTGGCGCTCGCGGCCTGGATCGTCCTCGCGACGCTGCAGGAGGTCTACGCGCGCGCGACGCGCCATCGGGCGTTCCTGCCGGGGCTCGCCGCCCTGCCGCGGGCGCACTGGGGCATGGTGCTGGGGCACCTGGGGGTGGCGGTCTTCATCGTCGGCGCGGCGCTGTCGAGCGCCTACAGCGTCAGCCGGGACGTGCGCATGGCGGAGGGCGACGCCCAGACGCTGGGCGGCTACCGCTTCGTGCTCCAGCGGCTCGAGCCGCGTGAGGGGCCCAACTACACGGGCACCGCGGGGGTCTTCGAGGTCTACCGGGACGGGCGCCTGATCGGCGAGCTCCACGCCGAGAAGCGGATCTACACCGTGCAGCGCATGCCCATGACCGAGGCCGGCATCGACCCGGGGGTCACGCGCGACCTCTACGTGGCCATGGGCGAGCCGCTCGACGACGGCCGCTCCTGGGCCGTGCGCCTCAACGTCAAGCCCTTCCAGCGCTGGATCTGGCTCGGCGGCGTCTTCATGGTGATCGGCGGGCTGCTGGCGGCCACCGACCGCCGCTACCGGCTCGCGGTGCGGCGGCAGGCGGCGCGCCTCGCCGCCCTCGGGGGGCAGGAGGCATGAGGCTGCGCTACCTGCTGCCGGCGGCGGTCTTCGCCGCCCTCGTCGCCCTCTTCGCCGTCGGGCTCGGGCTCGACCCGAAGCGGGTGCCCTCGCCGCTCATCGACAAGCCGGCGCCGGAGTTCGCCCTCCCGAGCCTGCACGATCCGGAGCGGATCGTGCGCCGCGACGACCTCAAGGGCCGGGTCTACCTGTTCAACGTCTGGGCGAGCTGGTGCGTCTCCTGCCGCGCCGAGCACCCGCTGCTGGTGGAGCTTGCGCGCCGCGGCGAGGTCCCCATCTACGGCCTCAACTACAAGGACGAGCGCGGGGCGGCGTTGGCCTGGCTCGCCGACCTCGGGGACCCTTACACCGACAGCCTCATGGACCGCGACGGGCGCGTCGGCATCGACTGGGGCGTCTACGGGGTGCCCGAGACCTTCGTCGTCGACCGCAACGGGATCATCCGCTACAAGCAGATCGGTCCCATCACGCCCGAGGCGCTCAACGAGACCATCCTGCCGCTGGTGCAGCGGCTCAAGCGGGAGCAGGGGTGATGAGGCGGAGGCTGCTCGCCTTGCTGGTGCTGCTCGCGGCGGCGGCGCCGGCCTGGTCCGTGATCGAGGTCTACCAGTTCCAGGACCCGCAGCAGGAGGCGCGCTTCAAGCGCCTGACCCAGGAGCTGCGCTGCCTGGTGTGCCAGAACCAGAACATCGCCGACTCCAACGCGGATCTGGCCAAGGACCTGCGCCAGGAGGTCTACGAGATGATCGTCGCGGGCAAGCGCGACGAGGAGATCATCGGCTTCCTCACCGCCCGCTACGGCGACTTCGTCCTCTACCGGCCGCCCTTCAAGGCCACCACCGCCCTGCTCTGGGTCGGGCCCTTCGTGCTCGTGGTGGTGGGGGTGGTGGTGCTCATCCACTTCGTGCGCAGCCGCCAGCGCGCCGTGCCGGCCGAGCTCAGCCCCGAGGAGCGGGCGCGGCTCGAGGCGCTGCTCGCCGGCCGCGACGGGGAGGAGCGGCGATGAGCGCCTTCTGGGCGGCGGCGGCGGCCATGGTGGCGCTGGCGCTCGCGCTGGTGGTGCCGCCGCTCATGGGGCGCGGGCGCGCCGCCGGCGTGGCGCGGCGCGAGCTCAACGTCGCCATCTTCCAGGACCGCCTGGCGGAGCTCGAGCGGGATCTTGCCGACGGCGTCATCGACGAGGCCCACTACCGCGAGGCGCGGGCGGAGCTCGAGCGCGACCTGCTCGAGGACGTGGCGGGCGCGGAGCCGGAGGAGCGGCTGCGTCGGGGCGGTGTGCCCTGGGCCGGCGTCGTCGTCGCCCTCGTCGTTCCGGCCCTGGCCGGCGGGCTCTACTGGCGGCTGGGCGCGCCGCAGCTCGCCGCCGGCACGGCGCCGCCGCCGCAGGCGGCGGGGGATATGACCATCGAGCAGATGGTGGCGCGGCTCGCCGAGCGGCTGCAGCGCCAGCCCGACGACGGCGAGGGCTGGCGCATGCTCGGCCGCTCCTATCTGGTGATGGGCCGCTTCCCGGAGGCGGTGGAGGCCTACCGGCGGGCCCAGCGGCTGCTCGGCGACGAGCCGCAGGTCCTGGTGGGGCTCGCCCAGTCGCTCGCCCGCGTCAACGGCGACCGTCTCGTGGGGGAGCCGGAGCGGCTGCTGCGGCGGGCCCTGGAGCGGGAGCCGGCCAACACGGAGGCGCGCCTGCTCGCGGGGTTCGCCGCCTTCCAGCGCGGCGGCTTCGCCGAGGCGGTCCGGCACTGGGAGCAGGTCCAGTCGAGCCTGCCCCCCGGCAGCGAGGCGGCCAAGGTGGTCGCCGACTATCTCGCCCAGGCGAGGGCGCGGCTCGGCGGGGCCGAGGGGGCGCCCGCGGCCGCCGCCGCGGCCGTGGTGGAGGTGCAGGTGCGGCTCGCCGAGGCGCTGCGGGACAAGGTGCGGCCGGACGACACGGTCTTCGTCTTCGCGCGGGCGCCGGACGGTCCGCCCATGCCGCTCGCGGTGAAGCGGTTGCGGGTCCGCGACCTGCCGGCGCAGGTGCGCCTCGACGACGGCGACGCCATGACCCCGCAGGCGCGGCTGTCCCAGTACGGGGAGGTGATCGTGGGCGCGCGCGTCTCGCGCAGCGGCGAGGCACGGGCCCGCAGCGGCGACCTCCAGGGCAGCGCCGGCGTCGTCCGTCCGGGCCAGGGCCCGGTCACCGTCGTCATCGACCAGGAGGTCCTGTAGGGTTCCGCGGCGGGGGCTGCGCGTCCCCGGTCCCCCAAGCCCGGCGCCCACGCCCCGTTCCCCACCTTGATCCATATCAAGGATTCCTGAGCGCCAGCCGCGGTTTCCTGTTCCGGCACTGGAACCGCAACCAGGGGGGACTTGCGCGATGGCGACGACCTTCACCAAGTCCATGGCACGCAACATCTTCTACGGAGGGGCGGTCTTCTTCTTCCTGCTCTTCCTGGCGCTGACCATGGACACGACCTACAACCGGCTGCCGCAGCGAGACAACCGCCAGGCGATCACGGAGCAGGTGGCCCTGGGCAAGCGGGTGTGGGAGGAGAACGACTGCATCGGCTGCCACACGCTGCTCGGCGAGGGGGCGTACTTCGCGCCCGAGCTCGGCAACGTGTACAAGCGGCGCGGTCCGGACTTCATCAAGGCCTGGATCAAGGCGCAGCCGAGCGGCGTGCCGGGGCGGCGGCAGATGCCGCAGTTCAACCTCAGCGAGGAGGAGCTGGACGCGCTGGTGGCCTTCTTCAAGTACGTCTCCGAGATCGACACCAACGCCTGGCCGCCCAACATCGAGGGCTGAGGGGAGGAGAGGACCATGCAGTACCGTTCGCAGGCGGTCGCCAAGCCCTACTTCGTGGCCGCGATCGCCCTCTTCGTGGGGCAGATCCTGTTCGGCCTGATCATTGGGCTGCAGTACGTGGTCGGGGACTTCCTGTTCCCGGCGATTCCCTTCAACGTCGCCCGCATGGTGCACACGAACCTGCTCATCGTGTGGCTGCTGTTCGGCTTCATGGGGGCGGCCTACTACATCGTGCCCGAGGAGTCGGAGCGGGAGCTGGAAAGCCCCAAGCTTGCGCTGGCCCTGTTCTGGATCTTCCTCGTCGCCGGCGCGCTCACGATCCTGGGCTACCTGCTGGTGCCCTACGCCGGGCTCGCCAAGCTCACGGGCAACGGCGCCTTCCCCACCATGGGGCGTGAGTTCCTGGAGCAGCCGACGATCACCAAGCTGGGCATCGTCGTGGTCGCCCTGGGCTTCCTCTACAACATCGGCATGACCGTGCTGCGCGGGCGCAAGACGGTCATCTCGCTGGTGCTGCTGATGGGGCTCGCGGGCCTTGCGGTGTTCTTCCTGTTCTCGTTCTACAACCCCGACAACCTGGTCAAGGACAAGTACTTCTGGTGGTGGGTGGTGCACCTGTGGGTCGAGGGCGTGTGGGAGCTGATCCTGGGCTCGATCCTCGCCTTCGTGCTCATCAAGGTCACCGGCGTCGACCGCGAGGTGATCGAGAAGTGGCTCTACCTCATCATCGCCATGACCCTCATCACCGGCATCGTCGGCACCGGGCACCACTACTACTGGATCGGCACCCCGGGGTACTGGAAGTGGCTGGGCTCGGTCTTCTCGGCGCTCGAGCCCATCCCCTTCTTCATGATGACCGTGTTCGCCTTCAACATGGTCAACCGCCGTCGCCGTGAGCACCCCAACAAGGCCGCCACCCTGTGGGCGCTGGGGACCTCGGTGATGGCCTTCCTGGGGGCCGGGGTGTGGGGCTTCCTGCACACGCTGGCGCCGGTCAACTACTACACCCACGGCACCCAGATCACGGCGGCGCACGGCCACATGGCCTTCTACGGCGCCTACGTGATGATCAACCTCACGATCATCTCCTACGCCATGCCGCTGCTGCGCGGGCGCACCGCCGCCAACAGCAACCGCCAGCAGGTGCTGGAGATGTGGGCCTTCTGGCTGATGACCGTCTCCATCGTCTTCATCACGCTGTTCCTCACCGCCGCGGGCATCCTGCAGGTGTGGCTGCAGCGGGCCGCGGAGACGCCCATGCCGTACATGGTGGTGCAGGAGAAGATCGCGCTCTTCTACTGGCTGCGCGAGATCACGGGCCTCGTCTTCCTCGCCGGGCTGGTGGCCTACATCGCCAGCTTCTTCGTGGGCGCCGACGAGCCCGAGGCGGCTCTCGCCGGCGGCGGCGCGGTGCAGGGCGCGCCGGCGTCGCGGCTGCGCCGGGAGAGCCTGTAGCCGCAGGGTGAGCGCCGCCAGGGACGGCGGCGGACGGGATCCATCGAAGGCGGGGGGCGGAGGCCCCCTGCCTGGCTCCGGGGGGGCGACACGTGCACGGCTGCGCCATCGCGGGACGCCGTCTCTGCCCCGGCGAGGTGCGCCGGGACGGCCTTCCCGGCGACCTCGCGATCTGGTTCTTCATCTTCGCCGAGCTGCTCGCCTTCGCCGCCTTCTTCCTCGCCTACGCATGGACGCGGCGCTCGGCCCCCGAGCTCTTCGACGCCGGGCAGGCGGTGCTCGACCGGCGCGCCGCGCTGGCCAACACCCTGGCGCTGGTGGCGGCGAGCCTCGTGGTCGCCCGCGCCGTCGCCGAGGCGGCGGCCGGGCAGGGGCGGCGGGCGGCGGGCCTGCTCTGGGCGGGCTTCGGTCTCGGCGCCCTCTTTCTCCTCGTCAAGGGCTACGAGTACGCCCACCTCGCGGCCCTTGGTCACGGTCTCGAGGGGGAGCTCTTCTTCACCTTCTACTACCTGCTCACCGGCTTCCACGCCTTACACGTGGTCCTCGGCATGGTGATCCTTGCCTGGATGGCGGTGCGCGCAGGGCGCGGCGCCTATGATCTCGAGCAGCACGGGCTCGAGAGCGGGGCGAGCTACTGGCACATGGTGGATCTGGTGTGGCTGGTGCTCTTTCCGCTGGTCTACGTGCTGCACTGAAGGAGGAGGGCGGCATGCCCGGGATCGATCGCTGCACGAGGGTCTGGGTGCTGCTGTCGGCGCTCACGGTGGCGAGCTGGCTTCTCGCGGAGACGGCCGGCGGCTGGGTGGTGCCGGCGGCGCTCGCCATCGCCGTGGTCAAGGGCCAGGCGCTGGTGGACGACTTCATGGGGCTTCGCCGCGCGCCGCGCCGCTGGCGGGCGCTCGTCTCGGGCTGGCTCCTGGCGGTGTCGGCGGGGATCGGCGCGGCCTTCCTCACCTGAAGCGGAGAACGGCGCATGAACGAGACGGGCAAGGTCCGGGCGGGCGAGGCTGCACCCAAGGGGATTCCCTTCTACCTGCCCCAGGGCAACGAGTGCGCGCTCTTCGAGCACGCCTGGCGCAACCGCCTGCCCCTGCTCATCAAGGGGCCCACCGGATGCGGCAAGACCCGGTTCGTGGCCCACATGGCGGCGCGCCTGGGGCGGCCGCTCATCACCGTCGCCTGCCACGACGACCTCACCGCGGCCGACCTCGTGGGACGGCACCTCATCGGCGACGGCGTCACCTACTGGGCCGACGGGCCGCTGACCCGGGCCGTGCGCGAGGGCGGGATCTGCTACCTGGACGAGGTGGTGGAGGCGCGCAAGGACACCACCGTGGTCCTGCACCCCCTCACCGACGACCGCCGCATCCTGCCCATCGAGCGCACCGGCGAGGTGCTCGAGGCGCCGCCCGAGTTCATGCTCGTGGTCTCCTACAACCCCGGCTACCAGAACCTGCTCAAGGGCCTGAAGCCGAGCACGCGCCAGCGCTTCGTGGCCATCCGCCTGGGGTTTCCGCCGCCGGAGCTGGAGCGGCGCATCGTCGCCCACGAGGGCGGGGTCGACGAGGCCCTCGCCGGGCGGCTGGTGCAGCTCGGCCAGGCCCTGCGCAACCTCACCGAGCACGACCTCGAGGAGGGCGCGAGCACGCGGCTGCTGGTCTATGCGGCGCGGCTGGTGGCGAGCGGGGTCCACCTGCGCGAGGCCTGCCAGGTGGCGCTGGTGGAGAGTCTCACCGACGACGAGGACACCGTCTCGGCGCTGGCGGAGGTGGTGGATGCCGTCCTCGGCGCATGAGGCACGCGGCCAGGAGGTGGCGGTGGCGGCCGAGGCGCTCTATCTCGCCAACCTCCTGGTGGCCCCGGGGCTCGCCTTCGCGCTGCTGCTGTGGCTCTGGCGGCGCACGCGGCCGGCGCCCCCGCTTGCCGCCTGTCATCTGCGCCAGACCCTCACGGCGAGCCTCTGGGCGGGCTTCCTTCTCGTGGTGGTGGCGGCCGGGGTGGCGATGCTCGGCGGCATCGAGGCCCCGCCGACGTGGGTCTTCCTGATCCTCTACTTCACCACCTTCCACTCGATGCTGGTCCTCTTCGGCGCCGTGGGGCTCGCCCGGGCCATGGCCGGCCGGCCCTACCGCTACCCCCTGTTCGGGGCGCCCTGCCCGGAGGTGGGGCCGTGAGCGGGAAGGCGGCGCGGCTGCAGCGGCGGCGCCTGGCGACGCGGCTCGCCTTCTTCGCCCTCTTCGTCCTGGCCCCGCCCCTGGACCTGTTCCGCCTCGACCTCACCCGCGGCCACTTCGTCCTCTTCGGCTGGGACTGGACCCTGGGCCTGGAGCCGTTCCTGCGCGGCGAGATCGGGGCGGGCGAGGTCACGGTGAACCTCCTCCTGCGCGGGCTGCTCCCCATCGTCCTCGTGGTCGGCGTCTTCTTCTGGGTCTCCTGGCGCTGGGGGCGGCTCTACTGCGGCTGGCTCTGCCCGCACTTCTCCGTGGTGGAGCTCATCAACGGGCTGATGCGCCGCGCGGGCGGCCGGCCGTCGCTGTGGGAGCGCGAGCCGCTGCCGCAGGAGCGCCCGGACGGCACCCGGGAGCGGCGCGATCGGCGCTGGTGGTGGGCGGTGTGGCCTGCGGTGGGCGGCTTCGCCTTCCTGTGGGCGCTGGTGCTGCTCACCTATCTGATGCCGCCGGCCGAGATCTACGGCGGTCTCCTGCGCGGCGGGCTCGGCCGCTACGAGACCGTCTTCCTGGCGGCGGCGACGGCGGTCTTCACCATCGAGTTCGCCCTCGCCCGCCACCTCTTCTGCCGCTACGGCTGCGCGGTGGGGCTGTTCCAGAGCTACGTCTGGATGGCCAACCGGCGGGCGATGGTGGTGGGCTACGACCGCACCCGCGCCGAGGCCTGTGCCGACTGCCTCGGGCACTGCGAGCATGTCTGCCCGATGCGGCTCAAGCCCCGCGCCATCAAGCGGCGCATGTTCGCCTGCGTCCAGTGCGCCCGCTGCATCCAGGCCTGCGACGAGACGCGGGCGCGCCACGGCGACGAGGGTCTGCTCACCTGGGTGCGCGACGCCTGCGCCCTCGACGTCTCCTGGCGCGACATCGGCCGCCCCTACGTCTGCACCGCGCCGGACTGCTTCCTGCGCCACCGCGACCGCCTCCACGGGAGGGCAGCGACGTGGAAGAATCCGTCGGTCTCCTCTGGCACCGGCTGATCACCCGCGCGGCCGGGCGCGGCCATCCCGAGGCGGCGGTGACCCTGGAGGCCGTCCGTCCCGTGGTGGGCATGCTCTTCCGCGCCGCCGGCGGGGGCGGGGGGGTCGCCGTCACCGCGGGGGCGGCCCGGCGCCACGGCGCCCGCCGGCGGCTTCTCGAGCGCATCGCCGGCAGCGGGGAGCGCGCGGAGCTGGCCTCGGTGGACGCCGAGGCCCTGCGGCTGCCGCCGTGCATCGATCTCTTTCCCGAGGCCGCCCTCAACCGCGACCTCTATCTCTGGCTCGCCGCCCTCGCCGCCGCGCCGGGGCCTGCGGCGGGCGGCGAGGACGCCTGGCTTGCCGCCAACCAGTGGCGCACCCGCTGGGTGCTGGGGCGCCTGCCGGGGATGCGGCCCCGCTACCGGCGGCTGGTGGCGGCGCATCTCGCCCGGCGCCCGGACCCGGCGCGGCTGCGCGGGGCGGAGGCGGCGCGGGAGCGGGCCGTGCGCGAGGCCCTCGAGCGGCCGGGGACGGTGACGGCGTGGCCGGCGGCGGGGCCGCCGGTGCACCCGGTGCCGCTCTGGCTCTACCCGGCGCCGGAGGGGCGCGGCGACGGCGGCCAGGGAGCCGAGGGCGACGGCGGCGGCGGGCGGGCGCGCAGCGGCGGGCGCCGCCACGCCGCGGAGCGGGTGGCGCTGCCGCAGCGCCGCGGCGGGCTGCTGCTCAACCGCTTCGAGGTCCTCATGACCCTCGGCGAGTACGTGCGCGTGCACCGCGAGCCCGAGGAGGGGGAGGCCGACCCGGCGGCGGCGGACGATCTCGACCACCTCAGCGTCGCCCGCGGCGGCCGGTCGGTGGCGTCCAGGGTGCGCTTCGACCTGGACCTGCCGGCGGCCGAGGCCGACGACCGTCCCCTCGGGCCCGGCATCCGCCTGCCCGAGTGGGACTGGCGCCGCGGCCGGTTGCTGCCGGAGCGCTGCCTGGTGCGGCCCATGGTGGCGGCCCGCGCGGCCCCGGCGGTCCTGCCGGCGCATCTGCGCCGGCCGGCGCGGCGGCTGCGCCGCCACTTCGAGGCCCTGGCCCCGGGCCGGCTCTGGCACCGGCGCCGCCCCGAGGGGCAGGAGCTGGATCTCGAGGCGCTGCTGGAGTTCAGCGCCGACCGCCTGCGCGGGCGGGCCGACGCCGAGCGCGGCCTCCACTGCGCCCTGGACCGGGGCGGGCGCAGCCTCTCGTGCCTGCTGCTTGCCGACCTCTCCCTCTCCACCGATGCCTGGATCGGCGAGTCGGGTCGGGTCATCGACGTCATCCGCGACAGCCTCTTCCTCTTCGCCGAGGCCCTCGCCGCCACCGGCGACCGCTACGCCATCTACGGCTTCTCCTCGCGCCGGCGCGAGCACGTGCGCATGAATCTCATCAAGGCCTTCCACGAGCGCTACGATGCGGCGGTGCGCGGGCGCATCGCCGCGGTGCGGCCGGGCTACTACACCCGCATGGGGGCGGCGGTCCGCTATGCCACGCGGCTCCTTGCGGCGGAGCGCGCGGCGCGGCGCCTGCTGCTGCTGCTCACCGACGGCAAGCCCAACGACCTCGACCACTACGAGGGCCGCTACGGGATCGAGGACACGCGCGAGGCGGTGCGGGAGGCGCGGCGCCAGGGGCTCGTGCCCTTCTGCGTCACCATCGACGAGGAGGGCGCGGCCTATCTGCCCCATCTCTTCGGGAGCGAGGGCTTCGTGGTGGTGCGCAGGCCGGGGGAGCTGCCGCGGGAGCTGCCGCTGCTCTACGCCCGGCTGACGGCATGAGGTGATCCATGGGGGAACAGGAGACGGCAAGGCTCGAGCGGCTGCGGGCGGAGGGTCGGGTCTTCACCGCCGCGCCCCATCGCGTGATGTTCTTCGGCGGTGCCCTGCAGCTGGTGGCGGTGGCGGTTTGGTGGGCGGCGGAGCTCGCCGCCCGCGCCGCCGGCACCGCCCTGTGGGCGCCGGTGGCGCCGGCGGCGGTGCACGGGGCGCTCATGGTGCTGGGCCTCTTCCCGTTCTTCGTCTTCGGCTTCCTCATGACCACCTACCCGCGCTGGATGGGCGGGCGGCCGGTGCCGGTGGCCGCCTACGTCGGGGCCTTCGCGGCCATGGCGGCGGGGGTGGTGGCGGTCTACGCGGGCCTGCTGGCGCAGGCCGCGGCCGTGGTGGCGGCGGGCTTCGGCGGCCTCGCCCTCGGCTGGGCGGTGGCCCTGGCGGCGCTGTGGCGGGTCTTCCGCACCGCGCCGGCGCCCGACAAGCGCTACGAGCGCTGGCTCAACGCCGCCCTCGCGGCGGGGCTCGCGGCCTGCGCCGCGACCGCCGTGGCGGTGGCGGCGGGACGGGGCGGTCCGGCCCTGCTCGCGGTGCGGCTCGCCCTGTGGTGGTTCCTGCTGCCGGTGCTGGCCACGGTGGCCCACCGCATGATCCCGTTCTTCTCCGAATGCGCCCTGGAGGGCTATCGCGGCTACCGGCCGCGGTGGAGCCTGCCCGCGATCAACGTCGGGCTCGGCCTGCACGGGCTGCTGGAGCTTGCGGGCCGGGGGGCATCGACCTGGCTCCCGGACGCCCTGGTCGCGGCGGTGGCGCTGCATCACAGCCTGCGCTGGGGCCTGCGCCGGGCCCTCGAGGTGCGCCTGCTGGGGGTGCTGCACCTGGCCTACCTCGCCTTCGGCATCGGCATGGCCCTGGGGGCGGCGGACGGGCTTGCGCGGCTCGCCGGCACGGCGGGGCTCGGACGGGCGCCGCTGCACGTCGTCACGGTGGGCTTCGCCGCGGCCATGGTGATCGCCATGGCGACGCGGGTCAGCCGCGGTCACTCCGGGCGGCCGCTGGTGATGGACGGGCTCGAGTGGGCGGTCTTCTGGTCCTTCGAGGCGGCCATGGTGCTGCGCGTGGTCGGCGAGCTCGTGCCGGGGGCGGGCTGGGCCTCGCCCAACCTCGTCGCGGCGGGGGTGTGGACGCTGGCGGCGGCGGCGTGGGCGGGGCGCTACCTCCCCGTCTACCTCAGGCCGCGCCTCGACGGCCGTCCGGGGTGAGCGCCATGGACCTGGTGATCGCGCGCCTGGTGCACGTCCTCGCGGTGGTGCTCTGGATCGGAGGCGTGGGGCTGGTGGCGCTGGTGCTCCTGCCGCAGCTTCGCGCCGAGCCCGACGCCGCCGCCGCCTTCGCCCGCTTCCGCGACGTCGTACGCCGCTTCGCCGCGATCGCGCGCTGGCTCGTGGCCCTTGCCGGCATCGCCGGGCTGCACATGCTGGCGCGGCTCGACGCCTGGGGGCGCTTCGCCGTGCCGCGCTTCTGGTGGATGCACGCCATGGTGGCGCTGTGGACGGTATTCTTCCTGGTGCTCTTCGTCGCGCAGCCCCTCGCCGAGCGGCGCGACCCGGCGCCGGACGACCCGGCCCGGGCGCTGCGCCTTGCCCAGCGCGCCCATTGGGTCCTGCTGGCGGCGAGCCTCGTCACCGTGGCCGCGGCGGTGGCGGGGGCCCACGGGGGGCTCTGAGCCTCAGCCGCCGGGCAGGAAGTCGATGGAGAAGGTCCCCTGCCACGGGGCCACGTCCCGCGGCTCGAAGCGCAGCAGGCGCACACGGGCCACGAGGCGGTCGAGGAAGGCACGGTCGTCGATCTCGCTGGAGAGCACGCGGCAGGCGGTGACGGTGCCGTCGGGGGCGATGGCGAGCTCGAGGACGACGCGTCCGCGGATGCCGATGCGGCGTCGCTGGGCGCGCCGGTAGAGGGCGTCGAAGGCCGCCTTGTGGCGGTCGAAGACGAGCTGGATCTCCTCGCTGGTGCGGGCGGCGGCGCGGCGCTCGCGTGCCGCCGCGGCAAGCTCCGGGGCCTGCACCTCGCGCACGGCGCCGGCGGCGAGGGGGGCGCCGCCCACCGCGGCCCCCGGCGCGGCGACCCCGCCGCTGCCTTCGCCCGCGCGGGCGGTGAGCAGGCGCCGCCCGCCGGCCCCGGTCTCCGCCGCCTTGCGGGTGGGCCGCGTCCCGGCCAGGGCCTCGGTGGCGGGCAGCTCGCGCAGCGCCGCAAGCTCGCCGGCGAGCGCCAGCAGCCCGGCCTGCCGCGCCCGCTCGCGGGCGGCGGCGATCTCCTGCGACGGCGCCGGCCTGCGCTGCGGGGGCGGTTTCGGCGCCGCCCGCTTCTCGGGCCGCGGGGGCTTCTCGGGCTCGGGCTTTGGTTCCGGCTCCTCCCGCCGCTCCACCCGCGGTGGCGGCGGTGGCGGTGCGGCCCGGCGCTGCTCGACGAGACGGGCAAGCCGCGGCGGCACGCGCTCCAGCTCCTGG
This genomic interval from Inmirania thermothiophila contains the following:
- a CDS encoding CbbQ/NirQ/NorQ/GpvN family protein, which gives rise to MNETGKVRAGEAAPKGIPFYLPQGNECALFEHAWRNRLPLLIKGPTGCGKTRFVAHMAARLGRPLITVACHDDLTAADLVGRHLIGDGVTYWADGPLTRAVREGGICYLDEVVEARKDTTVVLHPLTDDRRILPIERTGEVLEAPPEFMLVVSYNPGYQNLLKGLKPSTRQRFVAIRLGFPPPELERRIVAHEGGVDEALAGRLVQLGQALRNLTEHDLEEGASTRLLVYAARLVASGVHLREACQVALVESLTDDEDTVSALAEVVDAVLGA
- a CDS encoding NnrS family protein, with translation MGEQETARLERLRAEGRVFTAAPHRVMFFGGALQLVAVAVWWAAELAARAAGTALWAPVAPAAVHGALMVLGLFPFFVFGFLMTTYPRWMGGRPVPVAAYVGAFAAMAAGVVAVYAGLLAQAAAVVAAGFGGLALGWAVALAALWRVFRTAPAPDKRYERWLNAALAAGLAACAATAVAVAAGRGGPALLAVRLALWWFLLPVLATVAHRMIPFFSECALEGYRGYRPRWSLPAINVGLGLHGLLELAGRGASTWLPDALVAAVALHHSLRWGLRRALEVRLLGVLHLAYLAFGIGMALGAADGLARLAGTAGLGRAPLHVVTVGFAAAMVIAMATRVSRGHSGRPLVMDGLEWAVFWSFEAAMVLRVVGELVPGAGWASPNLVAAGVWTLAAAAWAGRYLPVYLRPRLDGRPG
- a CDS encoding TonB family protein, whose translation is MDAAALPPPLLPWSEDPQERRRFRRILAATLTLFTAASLVLTFLVPPPRVSRQELERVPPRLARLVEQRRAAPPPPPPRVERREEPEPKPEPEKPPRPEKRAAPKPPPQRRPAPSQEIAAARERARQAGLLALAGELAALRELPATEALAGTRPTRKAAETGAGGRRLLTARAGEGSGGVAAPGAAVGGAPLAAGAVREVQAPELAAAARERRAAARTSEEIQLVFDRHKAAFDALYRRAQRRRIGIRGRVVLELAIAPDGTVTACRVLSSEIDDRAFLDRLVARVRLLRFEPRDVAPWQGTFSIDFLPGG
- a CDS encoding 4Fe-4S binding protein, giving the protein MSGKAARLQRRRLATRLAFFALFVLAPPLDLFRLDLTRGHFVLFGWDWTLGLEPFLRGEIGAGEVTVNLLLRGLLPIVLVVGVFFWVSWRWGRLYCGWLCPHFSVVELINGLMRRAGGRPSLWEREPLPQERPDGTRERRDRRWWWAVWPAVGGFAFLWALVLLTYLMPPAEIYGGLLRGGLGRYETVFLAAATAVFTIEFALARHLFCRYGCAVGLFQSYVWMANRRAMVVGYDRTRAEACADCLGHCEHVCPMRLKPRAIKRRMFACVQCARCIQACDETRARHGDEGLLTWVRDACALDVSWRDIGRPYVCTAPDCFLRHRDRLHGRAATWKNPSVSSGTG
- a CDS encoding nitric oxide reductase activation protein NorD, whose amino-acid sequence is MEESVGLLWHRLITRAAGRGHPEAAVTLEAVRPVVGMLFRAAGGGGGVAVTAGAARRHGARRRLLERIAGSGERAELASVDAEALRLPPCIDLFPEAALNRDLYLWLAALAAAPGPAAGGEDAWLAANQWRTRWVLGRLPGMRPRYRRLVAAHLARRPDPARLRGAEAARERAVREALERPGTVTAWPAAGPPVHPVPLWLYPAPEGRGDGGQGAEGDGGGGRARSGGRRHAAERVALPQRRGGLLLNRFEVLMTLGEYVRVHREPEEGEADPAAADDLDHLSVARGGRSVASRVRFDLDLPAAEADDRPLGPGIRLPEWDWRRGRLLPERCLVRPMVAARAAPAVLPAHLRRPARRLRRHFEALAPGRLWHRRRPEGQELDLEALLEFSADRLRGRADAERGLHCALDRGGRSLSCLLLADLSLSTDAWIGESGRVIDVIRDSLFLFAEALAATGDRYAIYGFSSRRREHVRMNLIKAFHERYDAAVRGRIAAVRPGYYTRMGAAVRYATRLLAAERAARRLLLLLTDGKPNDLDHYEGRYGIEDTREAVREARRQGLVPFCVTIDEEGAAYLPHLFGSEGFVVVRRPGELPRELPLLYARLTA